GGAACCCAGATAGCATGTCCAAGAGCAAAGCTCAAGATTCCAAGCAAGAACCCGCCCAGGATATCCGAAATCCAATGAACGCCAAAGTACACGCGCAAAAGGCCCCATGTAAACGGCAAGAGAATCATGAACCAGCCATACTGAGGTACACAATAAAACACTGTACTCGCAACGGCCAGATTGTTCATCGTATGCCCAGACGGGAAGCTATACTTGTCCAGCGGCGGCACCTCGGCGGTAATATGCGGAATGGCATCAAACGGACGCGAGCGCTTGACCTTCAGCTTCACCACCCAGTAAATCAGGAGGCTCAACGCAAGCGATACCAGCGCCTGCCAGAGGATCGGGAGGAAACTATCCCACCCGACTTTCCAAATAAGAAACACAATGAAAAGTGCCCAAATGTAACCATCTCCCAGGCGCACATAAAGACGAAGCCAGCGGTTCGTCTTTTCCGAAAAGTGGCGGTTTGTCCAATAAGCCGACACCCGGTTATCAAATTCTATAATTTTCCTAAACATCCATTTAAATGTAGTTAATAAAATCCTATTATTTACAAAAAGAGGTGACGGTCATCTGGTTTGTTCTACACTTCATCGGCGAAAAATGCTGTGAAGGGTAAAAATTTAAACAACCTAAGCCCCAACCGCTAAACATTAATCTCTAACCACCGGTTATAACTATGCGCGTACTCGTTT
The sequence above is a segment of the Fibrobacter sp. UWB4 genome. Coding sequences within it:
- a CDS encoding phosphatase PAP2 family protein, with the protein product MFRKIIEFDNRVSAYWTNRHFSEKTNRWLRLYVRLGDGYIWALFIVFLIWKVGWDSFLPILWQALVSLALSLLIYWVVKLKVKRSRPFDAIPHITAEVPPLDKYSFPSGHTMNNLAVASTVFYCVPQYGWFMILLPFTWGLLRVYFGVHWISDILGGFLLGILSFALGHAIWVPLSAAIAG